The Salmonella enterica subsp. houtenae serovar Houten genome has a segment encoding these proteins:
- a CDS encoding scaffold protein, which produces MFAEKVARYTGLSVDAVMATEAAVYDGQAIITTGLADGMVNAADAIGVMAEAINSNKTGGTMPELSAADAVTQENQRVMGILVCPEARGHEALAQMLAGQPGMSVAQAKSILAAAAPADTTSTADRILALEEAGGRETLAQTLAAMPEMTVEQARTILAASPIAAATSLYDAVMALDEAKGREELAEKLAVMPGMTTDQARDLLAAAPDKSGNAGLSMNNAFDAFMQSHSPDPVSGGKGHSNDTETTLLMSIPGTSAT; this is translated from the coding sequence ATGTTTGCAGAAAAAGTGGCCCGGTACACGGGGTTGTCTGTCGATGCGGTAATGGCGACGGAGGCGGCAGTGTATGACGGGCAGGCCATTATCACTACCGGACTGGCAGATGGAATGGTGAATGCTGCTGACGCCATCGGCGTGATGGCAGAAGCTATCAACAGTAACAAGACAGGAGGCACTATGCCTGAATTAAGTGCAGCTGACGCTGTCACGCAGGAAAACCAGCGCGTAATGGGAATTCTGGTTTGCCCGGAGGCCAGGGGGCATGAGGCACTGGCACAGATGCTGGCCGGGCAGCCGGGAATGAGCGTTGCTCAGGCGAAGTCTATTCTGGCTGCCGCCGCGCCGGCGGATACGACCAGCACCGCTGACCGTATCCTTGCCCTGGAAGAAGCTGGTGGTCGGGAAACACTCGCACAGACACTGGCGGCCATGCCGGAGATGACGGTGGAACAGGCCAGAACCATTCTGGCAGCATCGCCGATCGCTGCGGCAACGTCACTTTATGATGCCGTGATGGCGCTTGATGAGGCGAAAGGCCGTGAAGAGTTGGCGGAAAAACTGGCTGTCATGCCTGGTATGACCACAGATCAGGCCCGTGACCTGCTGGCTGCCGCGCCGGACAAATCCGGTAATGCGGGGCTGAGCATGAACAACGCATTTGATGCTTTCATGCAGTCTCATTCCCCGGACCCCGTATCCGGCGGCAAAGGCCACAGTAATGATACCGAAAC